TGGATGTCGCGGGCATCGGCGAGCCAGCGTTTGAGCTGGGCAATATCAACCTGGTCGGCGGCGGTGTAGCGTTGCTCGGCCGCCTTGAACTTGCCCTCAGATTTTAATCCGGGGGCGGTGAAGGACTGGCCGCTCCAGAACAGGAGGCGGACGGCGTGTTTGAGTTTGCTGTAGCCGACGACGGGGTTGCCGTCGAGGAACCAGACGGGGTGGGCGTGTCAGATCTTGTTCTCGGCCTCGGGCAGCGCGGCGTCGATCGTCTCGGCGAGCCGGTCACAGATGCCCCGGTCGCCGGGGGCTTGGGACTGGTTGTAGGTGGTGGTGTCGGGATGCATGGGTTACCGCTGCGCTGGAAAATACTGCTCACTAACCTCACTGACCCTGGCATTGTGAGCATAGAAAAGGCGGGCGATACGGAGGCTCTCTGTGGAGTTCGGACCCACAGCGATTACAGCGAAACTTCATGTAGCCGGGAATGCGATAGTGTTCCCACGCAACTTCTGGGGACGGATCGTAGCAAGGTGGATTGATGTCGAACAATGGATCAGATTCGCGGCCATCATCAGATCTTATGTATTCGATGTAATCAAACTCGTTTGCATCATTGAATACTGCGATCTTCCATCCATTGCTTGCCTGATAAACGACTGGGCCTGCATAGATTTCTTGCGGCTCACCGATCGGTGTGAGAGTGATTTTCTCAGATTCAACATCACGGAGAAAGCTGAAACATTCTGCTTCTGTCAAACACGGAAGTGATGGTTTTCGATGCTTCATGCCTCGATCTGTAGTTATACCTCAATATCTAGAATCGAATCACACCCTGAAGATCGCCCCGAGCTTCTTACCCATCAGCACGCTTGCACCGACGAGGGTGACGGTGAGCAGGGCCATGCCCCAGACGCCCATGGCGCTGGCGATGAAGGGGCCGTCACCTAAACGGTTGTAGAGGTCCCAGATGGCTTTGGTGACGGGGTAGTCGCCCTGGCGTTCGGCGAGGATGAGGGAGTCGCTGACCTCGAGCATGGCGAAGCTGAAGACGAGGATGCCGCCGGCGATGAGGTTGGCCATGATGAGCGGGACGACGATGCGGCGCAGCGCGGTCATGCCCGAGGCGCCCAGGTTCAGCGCGGCCTCTTCGAGCTGGCCGGAGGTCTGCTCGAGCCCGGCGGCGGCGGAGCGGAGGATGTAGGGCAGCCGGCGGATCGTGTAGGCGACGATCAGGAAGACCAGCGGGTTGGGCAGCGCGCCGCGGAGCTGGAAGAGCGAGCCGAACTGGTAGAACAGCGAGCCCGGGTCGTTGCCGCCCATGTTTTTCTGGAAGAAGTCGGCGATCTGGGGGAAGGGCCAATTGAGCGACATCGCGACGTAGCCGAACGCCATGACGAGCCCGGGCACGGCGAGGGGGAGCATGCCCAGGGCGTCGAGGAGCCAGCCGCCCTTGATGCGTAGCCGGACGGTGAGGAAGGCGATCGCGAGCCCAAGGATGATCGCGAGGATCATCGCGGAGATGGCGTAGACCAGCGAGTTTCGGATGGAGTTGACGGCGAGCTCGTGGGTGAGCATGCCCTCGTAGTGTTCGAGGGTGAAGTCCTGGGGCAGGATTGTGCGGTACCAGTCGCTGCCCTCGGACATGCCCGAGACGGAGGTGAAGATCACGCCGAGGTGGGGCATGACGGCCAGCGCGGTGATGCCGAGGAAGAGGACGGCCGCGCCGAGCGCTTTGAACCCGGTCAGCTTCTGCGGGGCCTGGGCGTGCTGGGCCTTGGACTGCATGGCGTACGCCCGGCCGCCGAACGCCCACTTGCCGAGCATGTAGAGCGCGACGGCGACGGCGAGCATAACGACGACCAGGGCGTAGGGGCGTTGGTTGTCGCCGATCTCGCTGAGGCCGTAGAACACCTGCACGGGGGTGACGTTGGTGTACTCGAACATGAGCGGGGTGCCCAGTTCGGTGAAGGACCAGATGAAGACGATGGTGCCGCCGGCAAAAATGCCGGGGAGGATAAGGG
The sequence above is a segment of the Phycisphaeraceae bacterium D3-23 genome. Coding sequences within it:
- a CDS encoding iron ABC transporter permease — translated: MRIKPRHMILYGVILAVLAAFLIWPITLTVWGGFVQPDGATHIDPDTGESVSIAGDFTLRYFISPEVGVLRDPLYVKGLVNALMIAVCTTLLCLIITLPMASIAAKYSFPGKSLVSALVLVPLILPPFVGAIGLRAILGRYGAINSFLKWIGLRAESDPGIDFLGGSFHLPFIGPVDGTFAAVVLMEALHLYPILYLNITAAMANLDPSLEEAALNLGAGRWKRFRQCTLPLILPGIFAGGTIVFIWSFTELGTPLMFEYTNVTPVQVFYGLSEIGDNQRPYALVVVMLAVAVALYMLGKWAFGGRAYAMQSKAQHAQAPQKLTGFKALGAAVLFLGITALAVMPHLGVIFTSVSGMSEGSDWYRTILPQDFTLEHYEGMLTHELAVNSIRNSLVYAISAMILAIILGLAIAFLTVRLRIKGGWLLDALGMLPLAVPGLVMAFGYVAMSLNWPFPQIADFFQKNMGGNDPGSLFYQFGSLFQLRGALPNPLVFLIVAYTIRRLPYILRSAAAGLEQTSGQLEEAALNLGASGMTALRRIVVPLIMANLIAGGILVFSFAMLEVSDSLILAERQGDYPVTKAIWDLYNRLGDGPFIASAMGVWGMALLTVTLVGASVLMGKKLGAIFRV